Proteins encoded within one genomic window of Haematobia irritans isolate KBUSLIRL chromosome 5, ASM5000362v1, whole genome shotgun sequence:
- the LOC142239256 gene encoding ras-related protein Rap-2b-like — MPGSCQRIRLPSLTSVLKSTRANSADYPSSSSSTNGTKRCNTSTHSSNLMRKQQHRIVVMGAAKVGKTCIISQFLYDKFNPRYKQTVEELHRGEYDLPDGSALTLDILDTSGSYEFPAMRTLSISSGAAFVLVYDVNDRESWYEVERLRNLIITQKGTQPPIVVVGNKTDVNESERQVEYEVTEMVVCEDWQCGYIECSAKENIGIVQIFKELLVQANIRYNLSPAVRRRRQSLPSFTSAKGSKSPSHRGTFKRHSCTMT, encoded by the exons ATGCCTGGGTCTTGTCAACGAATACGTTTGCCATCGCTGACTTCGGTATTGAAATCGACGCGTGCCAACAGTGCGGACTATCCTTCATCATCGTCTTCGACAAATGGCACCAAACGTTGCAATACCTCAACACATTCGTCCAATCTGATGCGTAAACAACAACATCGCATTGTGGTCATGGGTGCTGCTAAAGTGGGTAAAACTTGCATCATTTCACAGTTCCTCTATGACAAATTCAATCCCCGCTACAAACAAACAGTTGAGGAGCTACACCGTGGCGAATACGATTTACCCGATGGCTCTGCACTTACACTGGACatccttgatacatcgggctcctATGAATTTCCTGCTATGCGGACCCTGTCCATAAGCTCGGGGGCAGCTTTTGTGCTAGTCTATGATGTGAATGATCGGGAATCGTGGTATGAAGTGGAAAGATTGCGTAATTTG ATTATAACACAAAAAGGCACACAACCACCCATTGTAGTGGTTGGAAACAAAACCGATGTAAATGAAAGTGAACGCCAAGTTGAATATGAGGTCACCGAAATGGTTGTTTGTGAAGACTGGCAATGTGGTTATATTGAATGCTCAGCAAAGGAGAACATTGGCATTGTGCAAATATTCAAAGAACTTTTGGTCCAGGCCAATATACGCTACAATCTTAGCCCAGCAGTACGTAGGCGGCGTCAGTCTTTGCCCTCATTCACATCGGCCAAAGGTAGTAAGAGTCCTTCACATCGTGGGACTTTCAAAAGACATTCTTGTACTATGACCTAA
- the LOC142240083 gene encoding uncharacterized protein LOC142240083 — protein sequence MCGVTVQIEHLKMMIVPMYIRSSDWIREFEAAKHFLSEKKDVDLILIGDINIRIGEIQQDICDLYRDVFHAGTDIRKSLDKVTNTNGKRYIDYCNDQNLIVVNGQTHGDEEGNFTYVSNSGTSVNDICALSVNLLQYLDSFRVIDKIWSDHMPITLNINVKTRDASEDKLKLLPKLIWKDSYKAEYQSNLNNKLLDTHDITCIKELTDIVITAAPTRNGDLIFKPNKKWFNNRCYWARKKSFNLLAKFRKSSLDRDKQNYLNAKRKYKEVCETSKQMYYARLTQKLNETSNGKEWWKLVREINDQEFHISNCLSANTLKEHFRELLKPDLELINIHYAPALVTNNSLDQDITITEIKDMLMKTKPNKAPGEDRITYEYFANATDEFLTQLANIYSKIYKENRIDSEFQRSVIFPIHKKGSLENPENYRGISFMNTVAKIFMGVLNQRLVKWVDEHSILVEHQAGFRKNYSTVDNIYNLSAIISAKLAEKRKVYAFFVDFKAAFDKISRNLLIYKLHHLGISYKFVSMIETLYRSTQSAVWNGEELSEFFETESGLKQGCLLSPLLFALYINDLNESLEGGINIEELNIRILLYADDIVVLAEDPATFQFMINNLEEYCKKWSLVVNTSKSKVMVFRNGGRLSLQEKWKFQGEDLEVVSEYKYLGVILTPQMKYKKHIQNRNSQAKSAINSTWKNFLKKDDISLQQKWSLYMAVCRSVQTYAAQVWGYGNFEDVDQLQRFFLKLVLRLPESTPNYALYIETELEEGHLYSLQLHTKYIYRTLFQYHSERLPHKLSKIIVAKKIFWMKNLLDLTSNFGAQQFVDNMTAREWSRNAQILINKMTLANREKSTQMALQSRSRFYKNLDLSRGRLYFNGEYNAWEITWIFKARLDLIFLNANSRSTSVGNTEQCTLCNLAERETIYHFVAVCPVLRGYRQQCFSKPILTEIELIRILNGTEVYDWRNLIKYITISLRYRKLIISEYA from the coding sequence ATGTGCGGAGTGACTGTTCAAATTGAACATTTGAAAATGATGATAGTACCGATGTATATAAGAAGCTCCGACTGGATAAGAGAATTTGAAGctgcaaaacattttttatcggAGAAAAAGGATGTAGATTTAATTCTGATCGGAGACATAAATATTCGTATTGGTGAAATACAGCAAGATATCTGCGATTTATACAGAGATGTTTTTCATGCTGGGACAGACATAAGAAAATCATTAGACAAAGTAACTAACACGAATGGGAAAAGGTACATTGACTATTGCAATGACCAAAATCTGATTGTTGTAAATGGCCAAACGCACGGGGATGAGGAAGGGAATTTTACATATGTGAGTAACAGTGGGACATCAGTTAATGACATTTGTGCCCTGTCCGTAAACCTGCTCCAATATTTAGATAGTTTCAGAGtcattgataaaatttggtcagaTCATATGCCCATAACCCTTAATATAAATGTAAAAACGCGGGATGCTTCGGAAGACAAACTTAAATTATTGCCTAAGCTAATATGGAAAGACTCGTACAAAGCAGAATACCAAAGTAACCTTAACAACAAATTGCTAGATACTCACGACATTACATGTATAAAGGAATTAACGGATATCGTTATTACAGCAGCACCTACACGGAACGGCGACCTGATCTTCAAACCTAATAAGAAGTGGTTTAATAACCGTTGCTattgggcaaggaaaaaatcttttaatttaCTGGCCAAATTTCGTAAATCATCACTTGATAGAGATAAACAGAATTATCTAAATGCCAAAAGGAAGTATAAGGAGGTCTGCGAGACGAGTAAGCAAATGTACTATGCTAGGCTCACCCAGAAACTAAACGAAACATCCAATGGGAAAGAATGGTGGAAACTTGTCCGAGAAATAAATGATCAAGAGTTTCATATAAGCAACTGTCTCTCAGCGAATACTCTAAAAGAACATTTCAGGGAACTTCTCAAGCCAGATCtggaattaattaatattcacTATGCCCCAGCATTAGTAACAAACAATAGCCTTGACCAGGACATAACAATAACAGAAATAAAGGACATGCTGATGAAGACAAAACCAAACAAAGCCCCTGGTGAGGATCGGATCACGTATGAATACTTCGCAAATGCTACGGACGAATTTCTCACTCAGCTTGCCAATATTTATTCGAAAATATATAAGGAGAATAGAATAGATTCCGAATTCCAGAGGTCTGTAATATTTCCAATTCATAAAAAAGGAAGTTTAGAAAATCCGGAAAACTACAGAGGAATATCTTTCATGAACACGGTGGCAAAAATATTTATGGGAGTGCTTAATCAAAGACTTGTAAAGTGGGTTGACGAGCATAGCATATTAGTGGAACATCAAGCCGGTTTTCGAAAAAATTACTCGACGGTggacaatatttacaatttatcagCCATTATATctgcaaaactggccgaaaaaaGGAAGGTATACGCATTCTTTGTGGATTTCAAAGCAGCGTTCGATAAAATATCACGAAACCTATTGATTTACAAACTGCACCATCTCGGAAtctcatacaaatttgttagcatGATTGAAACATTATACAGGAGTACACAATCGGCAGTTTGGAATGGAGAAGAGTTGTCAGAGTTCTTTGAGACGGAATCAGGCCTAAAACAGGGTTGTCTACTATCACCTTTATTATTCGCGTTATATATAAACGATCTGAATGAATCATTGGAAGGGGGGATAAATATAGAGGAGCTCAATATAAGAATATTGCTATATGCTGATGACATCGTCGTTTTGGCTGAAGACCCAGCGACGTTCCAATTCATGATAAATAACTTGGAagaatattgcaaaaaatgGAGCTTGGTAGTCAACACCTCAAAGTCCAAAGTTATGGTATTCCGAAATGGCGGCAGACTATCTTTACaggaaaaatggaaatttcagGGCGAGGATCTAGAAGTTGTATCAGAATACAAATACTTGGGAGTCATACTAACCCCGCAAATGaagtataaaaaacatattcagAACCGAAATTCGCAAGCAAAAAGCGCTATCAATAgcacttggaagaattttttgaaaaaagatgATATATCATTGCAACAAAAATGGAGCCTTTACATGGCGGTATGCAGATCAGTACAAACATACGCTGCTCAAGTTTGGGGATATGGTAACTTTGAGGATGTCGACCAATTGCAGCGATTCTTTTTGAAATTGGTGTTAAGGCTCCCGGAATCTACTCCAAATTATGCGCTTTATATTGAAACCGAATTGGAAGAGGGTCATCTGTATTCTTTACAGCTGCACACGAAATATATCTACAGAACGTTATTTCAATACCACTCAGAGCGATTGCCGCATAAACTGAGTAAAATAATCGttgcaaagaaaatattttggatGAAGAATCTCTTAGATTTAACAAGCAATTTCGGAGCTCAACAATTTGTAGACAATATGACAGCTAGAGAATGGAGCCGCAATGCCCAGAtactaattaataaaatgaccCTTGCTAATagggaaaaatcaacccaaatggCTCTGCAGAGTAGATCCAGGTTTTATAAAAATCTGGACTTGTCGCGAGGAAGACTCTATTTTAATGGTGAATACAATGCCTGGGAGATAACATGGATTTTTAAAGCTCgtttggatttaatatttcttaatGCTAACAGCAGAAGTACCAGCGTAGGAAACACCGAGCAATGTACGTTGTGTAACTTAGCCGAAAGAGAAACAATATACCATTTTGTGGCAGTATGTCCTGTGTTAAGAGGTTATCGACAGCAATGCTTTTCTAAACCAATTTTAACCGAGATTGAGCTAATAAGAATACTAAATGGAACCGAAGTCTATGATTGGAGAAATCTGATTAAATATATCACAATTTCTCTACGATATCGCAAACTGATTATAAGCGAGTATGcttaa